One window from the genome of Melopsittacus undulatus isolate bMelUnd1 chromosome W unlocalized genomic scaffold, bMelUnd1.mat.Z SUPER_W_unloc_4, whole genome shotgun sequence encodes:
- the LOC117438280 gene encoding putative leucine-rich repeat-containing protein DDB_G0290503 translates to MIDQMHAEAEIAAASKGALSESTKNSDLGETDLIEWGPIPDPVPPRTSPEKTKIAAPVHKKGEFDDLIIPWDPSDELPTQPSAPPEPEPMEVLPENVPLPSDELQKESPYAELVQELRQQRHQMARLMIAVKNLDKDGDTGKKKEMYKKAMEAIKEGIKNIERQLDQKEKLDAGGREGIERAKGYIPKRVNEYIPTDHSFDMGRRWKGVITQANLNGEVTLEPLISAPVRVTQNGAEWTPLDWNLVSKLQQSVMAYGATNSAVRRQMTAFMKYQELVPADIRLLMETLLGATAFTMFLVKWQERLEVKQLEFKAEDSNLLEIKAGDANLLKIKTGDSNLLEFKAEDANLLQTATETEVNEVLRSTSPEKNEALEAQQQMSLFQNSIREQNAHLEMLREKAHDLEVQLESSQKNAKDKENTFAQMEENIEDTIQQLCESTEEKEQDVKSLQDLVASERLSVLQCALSVRDSEIRELKNEIALCKMKEQQHVEELTISHEKDICRQLENLRAELEKCHRREIAEARQVYEEEMVLKYKNELEELKRELCALNSEEHVQTLNGIIIDLNKSLHESEVNKESLRKRLENQQEDFEREKSEIETKYKGLIDGLKLQLSDAEEQLKEAEQYKQVKQSSRGKIQKLNSLIKELNEKQLYEAKATTDVRQKPDEDNVSNKKVMTLRENQILPEMRAEFDAMWNEPHQLTGEDELVHEELEFQYGFGVGSSRDPLAEIKNSEVTENNENGEGDDSLKVIETKIEQQQVYRYDPEYPVMVLVYGSQQYRSAIIAQQIEKHLAILEWVFPSYQPSASVTTLQDYIGSLLLKAKERVRLVFGVDPSVFVLPWKTTDLIQEWSLCSMTFALAVNGVQLSTHYPSHPLFQTTSIIMRGPIVKQKPISNALTVFTDASGRTGKYGFAWQDNQNWKLKIWTDTGKSVQILELQAIVETLNWFSSQALNIVSDSAYAVSVVNRIDCAKIGKIGTLEIEELVIRLKGIIQERKEPIWCCHMRSHTNLPGIFSQGNAVIDRAVAGPVVLRNFEAARQSHEFFHQSSRGLQQEFGLSRSQARNIVAACPDCARIAPLQQHGVNPRGLGPRKVMTHLDGSQLNG, encoded by the exons ATGATTGATCAAATGCATGCAGAGGCGGAAATCGCAGCTGCGTCGAAGGGTGCCTTGAGTGAGAGTACGAAAAACTCGGACTTGGGGGAAACGGACTTAATCGAGTGGGGCCCCATCCCTGATCCAGTGCCCCCCCGTACCTcccctgaaaaaacaaaaattgctgcACCAGTGCATAAGAAGGGGGAGTTTGATGACTTAATTATCCCCTGGGACCCCTCAGATGAGTTGCCCACGCAACCATCTGCACCCCCTGAGCCAGAACCTATGGAGGTACTGCCCGAAAATGTACCCTTGCCGTCTGACGAACTACAAAAAGAATCACCTTATGCTGAACTTGTGCAAGAACTAAGGCAACAGCGCCACCAAATGGCAAGGTTAATGATAGCTGTGAAAAATTTAGACAAGGATGGTGATAcgggtaaaaagaaagaaatgtataaaaaagccATGGAGGCAATTAAAGAAGGAATCAAGAATATTGAAAGACAGTTGgaccaaaaggagaaattagacGCCGGGGGACGAGAAGGGATC GAGAGGGCAAAGGGGTATATCCCTAAAAGAGTAAACGAATATATCCCTACAGATCATTCTTTTGACATGGGGCGGAGATGGAAAGGAGTTATCACACAAGCTAATTTGAATGGGGAGGTTACTTTAGAACCATTAATATCTGCTCCAGTACGGGTTACAcagaatggagcagaatggACACCTTTAGACTGGAATTTGGTCTCAAAATTACAACAAAGTGTTATGGCCTACGGAGCCACTAATTCGGCTGTACGAAGACAGATGACAGCCTTTATGAAATACCAGGAGCTTGTTCCTGCCGATATTAGATTGCTTATGGAAACTCTCCTAGGGGCTACGGCTTTTACAATGTTTCTGGTAAAGTGGCAGGAACGCTTAGAGGTAAAACAACTAGAGTTTAAGGCTGAAGACTCCAACCTGCTTGAGATCAAGGCTGGAGATGCCAACCTGCTCAAGATTAAGACTGGAGACTCCAACCTACTAGAATTTAAGGCTGAAGATGCCAACCTACTACAGACAGCAACAGAGACAGAGGTTAATGAGGTGCTGAGGAGTACAAGCcctgagaaaaatgaagcattagaAGCCCAGCAACAGATGTCCTTGTTTCAGAACAGTATCAGAGAGCAAAATGCACATTTGGAGATGCTGCGTGAGAAAGCACATGACCTGGAAGTACAGCTTGAGTCTTCTCAAAAGAATGccaaagataaagaaaatacatttgcccaaatggaagagaatatAGAAGATACAATTCAACAGCTATGCGAAAGCacggaagaaaaagaacaagatgttAAAAGTCTCCAAGATCTAGTGGCATCAGAAAGGTTGTCTGTATTACAATGTGCCCTTTCTGTCCGGGActcagaaataagagaattgaaaaatgaaatagctttatgcaaaatgaaagaacaacaaCATGTTGAAGAACTGACAATCAGCCATGAGAAGGATATTTGCAGACAGTTGGAGAACTTgagggctgagctggagaagtgcCACAGAAGGGAAATTGCAGAAGCCAGGCAGgtatatgaagaagaaatggttttgaaatataAGAATGAACTTGAAGAGCTAAAAagagagctctgtgctctgaattCTGAAGAGCATGTTCAGACTTTGAATGGCATAATAATTGACTTAAATAAGAGTCTTCATGAGTCTGAAGTTAATAAAGAATCTTTGAGGAAGAGACTTGAGAACCAACAGGAAgactttgagagagaaaaatctgaaattgaaaCTAAATACAAGGGTTTGATTGATGGGCTTAAGTTGCAACTTTCtgatgcagaagagcagctcaagGAAGCTGAGCAATATAAACAAGTAAAACAGTCCTCGCGTGGAAAGattcagaaactgaattctCTCATCAAGGAATTAAATGAGAAGCAACTTTATGAGGCTAAAGCCACTACAGATGTAAGGCAAAAGCCTGATGAAGACAATGTCTCCAATAAAAAGGTAATGACTTTGAGGGAAAACCAGATTTTACCAGagatgagagcagaatttgatgCGATGTGGAATGAGCCACACCAGTTGACAGGTGAAGATGAGCTAGTTCATGAAGAACTAGAGTTCCAGTATGGCTTTGGAGTAGGCTCCTCAAGGGATCCATTAGCAGAAATCAAGAATTCAGAGGTCACAGAGAATAATGAAAACGGTGAAGGTGATGACTCTCTTAAAGTAATTGAGACAAAAATTGAGCAACAACAGGTTTATAGATATGACCCTGAATATCcagttatggttttggtttatggaTCACAGCAATACAGATCTGCTATTATAGCGcaacaaattgaaaaacactTAGCGATCCTAGAATGGGTTTTCCCATCGTATCAGCCTTCTGCATCTGTTACCACGCTCCAGGATTATATTGGGTCCCTATTGTTAAAAGCCAAAGAACGTGTCAGGTTGGTGTTTGGTGTTGatccttctgtatttgtactaCCTTGGAAAACTACTGATTTAATCCAAGAATGGTCATTATGTTCTATGACCTTTGCTCTTGCAGTTAATGGGGTACAATTGTCAACACATTATCCCTCTCATCCGCTGTTTCAAACAACCTCTATTATAATGAGAGGGCCtattgtgaaacaaaaacctataTCAAATGCACTTACTGTATTCACTGATGCCAGTGGACGTACTGGGAAATATGGCTTCGCATGGCAAGACAATCAAAATTGGAAACTAAAGATATGGACTGACAcaggaaaatcagtgcaaatcttAGAACTACAAGCCATTGTTGAAACCTTAAATTGGTTTTCCTCACAAGCCTTAAATATTGTATCCGATTCAGCATATGCAGTCAGTGTAGTCAATCGTATTGACTGTGCAAAAATAGGTAAAATTGGAACATTGGAAATTGAAGAATTGGTAATTCGCCTAAAGGGTATAATTCAAGAACGTAAGGAGCCCATCTGGTGCTGCCACATGCGAAGTCATACCAACTTACCTGGTATCTTTTCCCAGGGTAATGCTGTAATTGACCGAGCGGTTGCAGGACCAGTCGTGCTACGGAACTTTGAAGCGGCTCGTCAGTCACATGAGTTTTTTCATCAATCCTCAAGAGGTCTACAGCAGGAATTTGGACTATCTAGGTCTCAGGCTCGAAATATTGTCGCAGCCTGCCCTGATTGCGCCCGTATTGCTCCATTACAACAACATGGAGTTAACCCGCGAGGCTTAGGCCCAAGAAAAGTGATGACCCACCTCGATGGGTCCCAGCTAAATGGGTAA